From Polynucleobacter difficilis, a single genomic window includes:
- a CDS encoding spermidine synthase — protein sequence MKYNLQLTFQYGLTIFLSAFLLFQVQPLIGKMILPWFGGSASVWTTCMLFFQATLLFGYIYSHWIVKALSPYRQSILHIALLLISLSLLPLAASESWKPAGSENPTLQILGLLFASIGLPYFVLSTTGPLIQAWFARERTGGVPYRLFALSNFGSMLALLAYPIAFEPMLPTQWQSYCWSALYAIFVLTCGILAWRNRHSIALIEAEKESVAAPTALHLLTWILLAACPSILMVADTSFLTENIAPVPMIWVAPLVLYLLSFIICFEGSGWYRRKLFLPLLVASLFILAYLPTLGLNELPVMISTGVNLFSFFVVCMVCHGELAAQQPNSRYLTTYYLMLAVGGVMGGFFVGIIAPYWFTENYELSIGIVLTGIVVALVFLSNTRFKTKQLKLTAAAGIASFLVLVSVIRIDDHSHDIAGIELSQRNFYGTLKVYVDEARGYKTMQHGQISHGSQFTDPAKAQEPTTYYVRESGVGQAILVKSQSSEPIKVGVVGLGVGTLAGYARKGDVYRFYEINPDVIDAAQKHFTFLSNSAASIQHVLGDARLRLEQEPNQQFDVLVIDAFSGDSVPIHLLTKEAFTQYFRHLKSDGILALHITNRFLDLKPVVKTASNAFDQDVKVVRFAASETKVGYRSEWALISKDKKAFRDIQFVNAEEIDTPKEFNLWRDDYSSLLSIIK from the coding sequence ATGAAATACAACCTGCAGCTGACTTTTCAATATGGCCTCACCATTTTTCTGAGTGCGTTCTTGCTGTTTCAGGTTCAGCCCCTGATTGGAAAAATGATCTTGCCATGGTTTGGCGGCTCTGCATCGGTTTGGACAACCTGTATGCTGTTTTTCCAAGCTACCTTGCTATTTGGTTATATCTATTCGCATTGGATTGTGAAGGCGCTCAGCCCTTATCGGCAGAGCATATTGCACATCGCATTACTGCTGATTAGCTTGTCGTTGCTGCCATTGGCCGCCAGTGAGTCATGGAAGCCCGCCGGCAGTGAAAATCCGACTCTACAAATCTTAGGCCTTTTGTTTGCCTCGATCGGACTACCTTATTTTGTGCTATCAACTACCGGTCCTCTGATTCAGGCTTGGTTTGCACGTGAGCGTACGGGCGGCGTCCCTTACCGCTTGTTTGCCCTGTCTAATTTTGGATCGATGCTGGCTTTATTGGCTTACCCCATTGCCTTTGAGCCCATGCTGCCAACGCAATGGCAATCATATTGTTGGTCGGCTTTGTATGCCATCTTCGTTCTTACTTGTGGCATCTTGGCATGGCGCAATCGCCATAGCATCGCCCTGATTGAGGCGGAGAAAGAATCAGTAGCCGCACCCACCGCATTGCATTTATTAACTTGGATTCTGTTGGCAGCATGCCCTTCGATCCTGATGGTGGCGGATACCAGCTTCTTAACTGAAAACATTGCGCCCGTCCCAATGATCTGGGTTGCTCCTTTGGTCCTGTACCTACTGTCGTTCATTATCTGCTTTGAGGGGAGTGGTTGGTATCGGCGGAAGTTGTTCTTGCCTCTACTAGTAGCCTCGCTCTTCATTCTGGCTTATTTGCCTACGCTTGGCTTAAATGAGCTACCGGTGATGATTTCGACGGGCGTTAATTTGTTTTCATTCTTTGTGGTCTGCATGGTTTGCCATGGCGAGTTGGCGGCCCAGCAGCCAAATTCGCGCTACTTGACTACGTATTACTTAATGCTAGCCGTTGGCGGGGTGATGGGCGGTTTCTTTGTGGGCATTATTGCGCCATATTGGTTCACAGAAAATTATGAGCTATCCATTGGTATCGTATTAACTGGGATTGTGGTCGCATTGGTTTTTTTATCCAATACACGATTTAAAACGAAGCAACTCAAGTTGACGGCTGCCGCCGGTATTGCTTCCTTTCTGGTGCTCGTTAGCGTGATTCGCATTGACGATCATTCCCACGACATTGCCGGCATTGAGCTCAGCCAGCGTAATTTTTATGGCACCCTAAAGGTGTATGTGGATGAGGCCCGTGGTTATAAAACCATGCAGCACGGTCAGATTAGCCATGGCAGTCAGTTTACGGATCCCGCCAAAGCCCAAGAACCTACTACCTATTATGTTCGCGAGAGTGGGGTGGGCCAGGCGATTCTAGTCAAGTCCCAGTCCAGTGAGCCGATCAAAGTTGGCGTGGTCGGTCTAGGCGTTGGCACCCTGGCTGGGTATGCGCGTAAGGGCGACGTATATCGCTTTTATGAAATTAATCCGGACGTAATTGATGCCGCTCAAAAGCACTTTACATTTCTATCCAATAGCGCCGCCAGCATCCAGCATGTATTGGGTGATGCACGCTTACGCTTGGAGCAGGAGCCCAATCAGCAATTTGATGTGCTGGTGATTGATGCCTTTTCGGGAGATTCCGTACCCATTCATTTATTGACCAAGGAAGCATTTACGCAATACTTTAGGCACTTAAAGAGCGACGGCATCCTGGCGCTGCACATAACCAATCGTTTTTTGGACTTAAAGCCTGTAGTAAAAACAGCTAGTAATGCTTTTGATCAAGATGTGAAAGTAGTGCGCTTTGCCGCATCAGAAACCAAGGTGGGTTACCGGTCAGAGTGGGCGCTGATTAGCAAAGACAAAAAAGCCTTTCGGGATATTCAATTCGTCAATGCGGAAGAAATTGATACCCCAAAAGAGTTTAATTTGTGGCGTGATGATTACAGCAGTCTCTTGTCCATCATCAAATAG
- a CDS encoding glycosyltransferase family 4 protein codes for MQTGLNPSQPAPTIQHIIQIVRNWGPVGGMESYVWHLSHALAERNYQVTIICEKSHAGTDAGNIHVIETGLLPAKPRWILYWRFANKVEAVVQSIQGQCIVHSHERSIGHDLTTFHSMPFAGIKEKSIWRRLSIRVWAYLRMEARELGASPNPAVAIVPVSAVIANAISRYYPSVVNQIVSPISPGVMVMPQRPQRIVPMDGGTIGFIGKEWGRKGFALFMQIATQLQKQRPHLQLVVLGPEQAEVADQCRNYPGAIAFLGWQSSGSFFQDLDLLIHPASSEAYGMVIAEAMACHVPVLVSDACGAAVDVSERHGTVLSLHDPVSEWAQAGEALLCNAQSMAGYLRPWAQVATEYETQYRAISSKKYQTTTKP; via the coding sequence ATGCAAACCGGCCTTAACCCATCCCAGCCAGCACCTACTATTCAGCACATTATTCAGATTGTCCGCAATTGGGGTCCCGTGGGCGGCATGGAATCTTATGTTTGGCATTTAAGCCATGCGCTAGCCGAGCGCAATTACCAGGTCACCATCATTTGCGAAAAATCCCATGCAGGTACCGATGCTGGCAACATTCATGTGATTGAAACGGGTTTATTACCAGCAAAGCCGCGTTGGATTTTGTATTGGCGTTTTGCAAATAAAGTGGAGGCCGTGGTTCAATCGATTCAAGGTCAGTGCATTGTGCATAGCCACGAGCGCTCTATTGGCCACGATCTCACCACCTTTCATTCGATGCCGTTTGCCGGAATAAAAGAGAAATCGATTTGGCGTCGATTATCGATTCGGGTATGGGCTTATTTGCGAATGGAGGCGCGTGAGCTTGGTGCATCACCGAATCCCGCTGTTGCTATTGTTCCCGTGTCCGCAGTCATTGCCAATGCGATTTCGAGGTATTACCCTTCGGTGGTGAATCAAATCGTCTCCCCCATTTCCCCAGGTGTCATGGTGATGCCACAACGACCACAGCGCATTGTCCCTATGGACGGTGGCACGATTGGTTTTATTGGAAAAGAGTGGGGCCGCAAGGGATTTGCTCTTTTTATGCAAATCGCAACGCAGTTACAAAAGCAACGTCCTCATTTGCAGCTCGTCGTGCTCGGCCCAGAGCAGGCCGAGGTAGCCGATCAGTGCCGCAACTATCCCGGCGCCATTGCGTTTTTGGGCTGGCAATCCAGCGGGTCTTTTTTTCAGGATCTGGATTTACTTATTCACCCGGCGTCCAGCGAGGCTTATGGCATGGTCATTGCTGAGGCGATGGCATGCCATGTGCCGGTACTCGTATCCGATGCCTGCGGGGCAGCAGTGGATGTGTCCGAACGCCATGGAACAGTTTTGTCCTTGCATGATCCAGTCAGCGAATGGGCGCAAGCTGGCGAGGCATTGCTCTGTAATGCACAGTCCATGGCGGGATATCTTCGGCCATGGGCGCAGGTTGCTACAGAATACGAAACGCAATACCGCGCCATTTCATCAAAAAAATACCAAACCACCACAAAACCATAA
- a CDS encoding cupin domain-containing protein produces MNIHSDFAERIVLQTDALVWQASPQAGVMRKYLDRLGDEVARASSIVRYEPNTSFAQHAHDGGEEILVLDGCFSDEKGDYSAGMYLRNPPGSQHAPFSKNGCTLFVKLRQFERSDHQELRINTKASDWYPGLVPGLSVMPLHEHQGISTALVRWAPNTVFNPHVHPGGEEIYVLDGVFHDEFGVYPKGSWIRSPRYSKHAPFTGSEGALIYVKVGHLA; encoded by the coding sequence ATGAATATTCACAGTGATTTTGCCGAGCGCATTGTTTTACAGACGGATGCACTGGTATGGCAAGCTTCGCCTCAGGCCGGTGTTATGCGTAAGTACCTCGATCGCTTAGGCGATGAGGTGGCCCGCGCAAGCTCGATTGTCCGATATGAGCCGAATACATCATTTGCACAGCATGCCCATGACGGTGGCGAAGAGATCTTGGTGCTCGATGGCTGCTTTTCGGATGAGAAGGGTGATTATTCTGCTGGAATGTATTTGCGCAATCCACCTGGTAGCCAGCATGCCCCTTTTTCAAAGAATGGCTGTACCTTGTTTGTAAAGTTACGGCAATTTGAGCGGTCGGATCACCAAGAACTTCGTATCAATACCAAAGCTAGCGATTGGTACCCCGGGCTAGTGCCCGGGCTATCGGTGATGCCGCTACATGAGCATCAGGGCATCAGTACGGCTTTAGTGCGCTGGGCTCCCAATACGGTATTTAATCCCCATGTGCATCCGGGCGGCGAGGAAATTTATGTTCTGGATGGCGTATTTCATGACGAGTTTGGGGTCTACCCCAAGGGGAGTTGGATACGCAGTCCACGATATAGCAAACATGCTCCATTTACTGGGTCGGAAGGTGCGCTTATTTACGTGAAGGTAGGGCATTTGGCGTAA
- a CDS encoding GMC family oxidoreductase has translation MTSSATPLEFDTIIVGAGSAGCLLANRLSADPKHRVLLLEAGGEDDSFWIKVPVGYLFTINNRRTDWCFKTEADPGLNQRSIHYARGKGIGGSSSINAMIYMRGQASDYARWSELIGDPTWQWDRTLETYKSLEDYYAGANAWHGDSGEMRVERPRVQWDILDAWREAANQQGIPKIEEFNRGDNEGCAYFQMTQKRGERWSMADAYLHPIRDRKNLTILTKAQVLQLKLRPISAASLNQHRFTQSAWHDAQTEVYGLDFLHDGVRKTALAQDQVILSAGSIGSPHLMQVSGIGSRPHLESIGVKTQVELPGVGENLQDHLQIRTVYQVDNCKTVNTLYKNWLTRIGMGLEYVFKRTGPLTMPPSTLGAFTKSDPSQTSANIEWHVQPLSLPKFGEPLHPFNAITPSVCNLRPSSRGWIRAVSPDALQDPQIHCNYLSTSDDMAVAVASLRITREIMASPALQPFNPKEVLPGPDIQNDADLEEAARNLGTTIFHPVSTCAMGKVDQYGKAENSNTVLDSECRVRGVARLRVIDASAMPCITSGNTNAPVMLIAETVALKMLAERA, from the coding sequence ATGACTTCATCTGCCACGCCACTGGAATTTGACACCATTATTGTCGGTGCCGGTAGTGCGGGCTGTCTTTTGGCTAACCGGCTCTCTGCCGACCCAAAACACCGGGTGCTATTACTTGAAGCTGGCGGTGAAGATGATTCGTTTTGGATTAAGGTTCCGGTAGGCTATTTATTTACGATTAACAATCGGCGAACGGATTGGTGTTTTAAAACAGAAGCGGATCCTGGATTGAATCAACGTTCGATTCATTACGCCAGAGGCAAGGGCATCGGTGGATCATCGTCCATCAATGCCATGATTTATATGCGCGGGCAGGCCAGCGACTATGCGCGCTGGTCAGAGCTGATAGGCGATCCCACATGGCAATGGGATAGAACACTAGAGACTTATAAATCACTCGAAGATTACTACGCCGGCGCTAATGCATGGCATGGCGACTCTGGCGAGATGCGCGTAGAGCGGCCCCGCGTGCAGTGGGACATTCTGGATGCGTGGCGTGAGGCAGCTAATCAGCAAGGAATACCGAAGATTGAGGAGTTCAATCGGGGCGATAACGAAGGTTGCGCCTACTTTCAGATGACGCAAAAGCGAGGAGAGCGTTGGTCGATGGCCGATGCCTACTTGCACCCCATTAGAGATCGCAAAAATCTAACCATACTGACTAAAGCCCAAGTGTTGCAGTTAAAACTACGCCCCATTAGTGCCGCAAGCTTAAATCAACATCGCTTCACGCAGTCGGCTTGGCACGACGCTCAAACGGAAGTGTATGGATTGGATTTTTTGCACGATGGCGTTCGCAAAACAGCCCTAGCCCAAGATCAGGTCATCCTCTCGGCCGGATCGATTGGATCGCCGCACCTAATGCAGGTTTCAGGGATCGGATCAAGACCCCATCTTGAGAGCATTGGCGTTAAAACCCAGGTAGAGCTACCTGGCGTTGGTGAAAATCTGCAAGATCATTTACAAATACGCACCGTATACCAGGTTGATAACTGCAAAACCGTCAACACGCTCTATAAAAATTGGCTAACCCGAATTGGCATGGGTCTGGAGTATGTGTTTAAGCGGACTGGGCCATTGACGATGCCACCATCTACGTTGGGTGCATTTACGAAAAGCGACCCCAGTCAGACAAGTGCCAATATTGAATGGCATGTGCAGCCTCTATCCTTGCCTAAATTTGGCGAGCCACTGCATCCATTTAATGCGATTACGCCAAGCGTATGCAATTTACGCCCCAGCTCGCGTGGCTGGATTAGGGCGGTATCGCCTGACGCCCTGCAAGATCCGCAGATTCATTGCAACTACTTATCTACGTCCGATGACATGGCGGTAGCTGTTGCCAGCCTAAGGATTACTCGGGAGATCATGGCCAGCCCCGCACTCCAGCCATTTAATCCAAAAGAGGTACTGCCTGGACCTGATATTCAAAATGATGCGGACTTAGAAGAGGCGGCCCGAAATTTAGGGACTACCATTTTTCATCCCGTTAGCACCTGTGCTATGGGTAAGGTAGATCAATACGGCAAAGCAGAAAATTCCAACACAGTACTTGATTCAGAATGCCGTGTCAGAGGCGTTGCTCGGCTGCGGGTCATCGATGCATCTGCCATGCCTTGCATTACCTCTGGCAACACCAATGCTCCTGTTATGTTGATTGCAGAGACAGTGGCGCTAAAGATGCTCGCAGAGCGAGCATAG